In the Helianthus annuus cultivar XRQ/B chromosome 11, HanXRQr2.0-SUNRISE, whole genome shotgun sequence genome, one interval contains:
- the LOC110912319 gene encoding protein LIGHT-DEPENDENT SHORT HYPOCOTYLS 10, with protein sequence MSVDRGKEPAEHGSSGDPPPSPSRYESQKRRDWNTFGQYLRNLRPPVHIFQCNSNHVLEFLRYLDQFGKTKVHLQGCIFYGQPEPPAPCACPLRQAWGSLDSLIGRLRAAYEENGGSPESNPFATSVIRVYLREVKECQAKARGIPYKKKKKATKGGEDSSST encoded by the coding sequence ATGTCAGTTGATAGAGGAAAGGAGCCTGCTGAACATGGATCATCAGGGGATCCACCACCTTCTCCCAGCCGCTACGAGTCTCAAAAACGAAGAGACTGGAATACCTTCGGACAATACCTGAGGAACCTAAGGCCTCCTGTGCACATCTTTCAGTGCAACAGCAACCATGTGCTTGAGTTCCTCAGGTACTTGGATCAATTTGGAAAGACTAAAGTTCACTTGCAAGGCTGTATCTTTTATGGGCAGCCTGAGCCACCGGCTCCTTGCGCCTGTCCACTTAGACAGGCTTGGGGAAGCCTTGACTCCCTCATAGGCCGGCTTCGAGCAGCCTATGAGGAAAATGGAGGGTCACCCGAATCGAACCCTTTTGCTACGAGTGTGATTCGGGTTTACCTTAGAGAAGTGAAGGAATGTCAAGCAAAAGCTAGAGGAATCCCTtataaaaagaagaagaaagctaCAAAGGGAGGAGAAGACTCTAGTTCCACATGA
- the LOC110914114 gene encoding enolase-phosphatase E1-like — MSEEHREAPVSEEGPVPVLRWDLGLFEQIVRSFRFPPEWDARYPAQGQTAADAPPGYITLYEDFFLQGNFRLPATNFLGSILSYYQFHISQMSPPGMVRVRHFEFLCQSHGIEPTVDKFRSFYQLQRTMGFFLFASRGAAKKILLNPPKSFHDWKPKFFFIREEVVPVAMTFREWTEAIPKEDLPIPKTALWYQQLTPTPNRVFEENVLVAAKMSDQWSPSSREVPVLKLGDQEAQLYQAAFTTFGGSMGVRAVRDDEESWYDQIKGNFMFPAADAFASPPTATEAKGKAGAGGSKSSGSAGSRNPEAGATPSFPEDEEVEEEDAAAQLIGRKRGRSEATTGVASAPQSVVIPAIGKTSRLRSLYQFSPEIKKKTPEKAVTFVEAGAKRPKITVKSTDAAAQDAAKAAEAQRKVEEARKKEEERRKKEEEKKIEEERKKKEEERKKKEEEDRKKKEEEDRKRRAEQERLAEVAKKQALEKEMAAKKAMDQPLKPPGPEVTKPPNTGPVTTSKASSRFSSSGASSGGAGGYNPNVVGAKDTVGDIYYKTYTEEERGDALHHAPWSLKQKDTFAEFSASREWFLNSFPPGEVNRQRAKTHEMLYRTYILGEANARSANHQIVREWRTMVRERADWEGYRERTLKRIAEFEKSKAALDEERAKFEADKKAEEWGREGLQKKLHNAEEQLAKEKAEFKRICAQDNERTYALRQKIVGLEATVADLTSKVEEAQGEKTAKQQMEVELTEAKVQLSNKDKDLHAKDVEIAELKRRLNEQIDRCESLEIDLEAEKVKAADAEEARAVSTAALNVAQTNYSEAQGIVDTLVSEAEWMRTRGVVMVANSILNANELDRAVAALTDAARAVGHRGGYLECADHVEQMLGQEFDTSHCSVTDRADAALANAENSYDNLSLPIMELVVESLKKDDWCQRLKAILDPPVTVELSDEEPAGDDGDDGNDDDGEDDGDDGDDGREE, encoded by the exons ATGAGTGAAGAACATCGAGAGGCTCCTGTTAGTGAGGAGGGACCAGTTCCTGTCCTCAGGTGGGATTTAGGTCTCTTCGAACAGATTGTTCGAAGTTTTAGGTTTCCACCGGAGTGGGACgcccggtatccggctcagggccaAACCGCGGCTGATGCCCCACCCGGCTATATTACCCTTTATGAAGATTTCTTTCTTCAGGGTAACTTCCGGCTGCCGGCGACCAATTTTCTGGGTAGCATCCTCTCTTACTACCAGTTCCACATATCTCAGATGAGTCCACCTGGGATGGTGAGGGTGAGACACTTCGAGTTCTTATGCCAGTCTCATGGCATCGAGCCAACTGTCGACAAATTTCGATCATTCTATCAACTCCAAAGGACGATGGGGTTCTTTTTGTTTGCAAGCCGAGGTGCGGCGAAGAAGATCTTGTTGAATCCACCgaagagtttccatgactggaaacccAAGTTCTTCTTCATCAGGGAAGAAGTCGTGCCGGTCGCTATGACCTTTAGGGAATGGACTGAGGCCATACCCAAGGAAGATCTGCCGATCCCGAAGACGGCTTTGTGGTATCAACAGCTGACCCCAACCCCTAACCGGGTGTTTGAAGAAAATGTTTTAGTTGCAGCcaagatgagtgaccagtggtcacctaGCAGCAGGGAGGTTCCTGTGCTAAAGCTTGGCGATCAAG AAGCGCAACTCTACCAAGCTGCCTTCACTACCTTTGGTGGCTCCATGGGTGTTCGCGCAGTGCGCGATGATGAAGAgagctggtatgaccagattaaaGGGAACTTCATGTTTCCAGCTGCTGATGCTTTCGCTTCGCCGCCGACCgctactgaag CTAAGGGGAAAGCTGGTGCTGGTGGGTCAAAGAGttctgggagcgcgggttctcgcaaCCCTGAAGCTGGCGCGACTCCGTCTTTCCCAGAGGACGAAGAAGTGGAAGAGGAAGATGCTGCTGCTCAACTTATTGGGCGAAAGAGGGGTAGGAGCGAGGCTACAACTGGTGTGGCTTCCGCGCCTCAATCTGTTGTGATCCCTGCGATAGGGAAGACGAGCAGGCTGCGCTCGTTGTATCAATTTTCTCCTG agatcaagaagaagacccctgaaaagGCGGTTACATTCGTTGAGGCGGGGGCGAAAAGGCCCAAGATAACCGTCAAGTCCACTGACGCTGCAGCTCAGGACGCCGCGAAGGCGGCTGAGGCGCAGCGAAAGGTGGAGGAGGCGCGTAAGAAAGAAGAGGAGAggagaaagaaagaagaagagaagaagatagaggaGGAGAGAAAGAAAAAGGAGGAGGAGAGGAAGAAGAAGGAGGAGGAGGATAGGAAGAAGAAGGAGGAGGAGGATAGGAAGCGGAGGGCGGAGCAGGAGAGGCTGGCTGAGGTGGCTAAGAAGCAGGCCTTGGAGAAGGAGATGGCGGCGAAAAAGGCTATGGATCAGCCTCTTAAACCTCCAGGCCCTGAGGTCACCAAGCCACCTAACACCGGTCCTGTTACTACTTCCAAGGCTTCTAGCCGCTTTTCCTCAAGTGGCGCGAGCTCTGGTGGAGCTGGGGGTTATAACCCCAATGTGGTAGGGGCGAAAGATACCGTTGGAGATATCTACTACAAGACATATACTGAAGAAGAGCGCGGTGATGCCCTCCATCATGCCCCCTGGAGCTTAAAACAGAAGGATACATTTGCTGAGTTTAGCGCTTCTCGTGAATGGTTTTTGAATTCCTTCCCCCCTGGTGAGGTCAATCGGCAAAGGGCAAAAACCCATGAGATGTTATATCGTACTTATATTCTTGGGGAGGCCAATGCCCGCTCTGCCAACCATCAGATCGTTCGCGAATGGCGGACGATGGTCAGAGAACGTGCCGATTGGGAGGGTTACCGCGAGCGTACTCTGAAGCGAATTGCGGAGTTTGAGAAGTCGAAGGCTGCGCTCGACGAAGAAAgagccaagtttgaggctgatAAGAAGGCAGAGGAGTGGGGCCGCGAGGGGCTGCAGAAAAAACTCCACAATGCTGAggagcaactggccaaggagaaggccgagtttaAGCGTATATGCGCCCAAGACAACGAGCGTACTTATGCTCTACGACAGAAGATCGTTGGTCTTGAGGCTACAGTTGCGGACTTGACCTCAAAGGTGGAGGAGGCGCAGGGTGAAAAAactgccaagcagcagatggag GTTGAGCTGACTGAAGCCAAGGTGCAATTGTCTAACAAGGACAAGGATCTCCATGCCAAGGACGTTGAGATAGCGGAACTCAAGCGTCGCTTGAATGAGCAAATCGACAGATGCGAGTCTTTGGAGATTGACCTTGAGGCTGAGAAGGTCAAAGCTGCTGATgctgaggaggcgcgtgctgtGAGCACTGCCGCGCTGAATGTGGCTCAAACCAACTACTCTGAGGCTCAAGGTATCGTCGATACACTTGTCTCAGAAGCGGAGtggatgcgcactcgtggagtagTGATG gttgccaactccatctTGAATGCGAACGAGCTAGATCGCGCTGTGGCGGCTCTGACAGATGCGGCGCGTGCGGTGGGTCACCGAGGAGGTTACTTGGAGTGTGCTGATCATGTTGAGCAAATGCTCGGGCAAGAATTTGACACAAGCCACTGCTCAGTAACAGATCGTGCCGATGCTGCGCTGGCAAATGCTGAAAATTCCTATGACAACCTCTCCTTGCCTATCATGGAGTTGGTTGTCGAATCGTTAaagaaagacgactggtgccAGCGTCTTAAGGCAATCCTCGATCCACCGGTCACCGTCGAGTTGTCCGACGAAGAGCCAGCTGGTGATGATGGCGATGATggcaatgatgatgatggtgaagacgacggagatgatggtgatgatggtcgCGAagaatag
- the LOC110912316 gene encoding uncharacterized protein LOC110912316 gives MPFIQIVGMTPTNKSFIIAHAVVSKERGDNFVWVLERVKAMLDECMEPRVILTDRDLALMGACAKVFPDASRLLCRWHIQQNVMKHCKGAFTDDDWKKFMSFWGTLIESPSIPIYDYHLRNMRKRLVECKRSIFIMEDDLIPGDDIHIEPVQQGPRRRQRPPVDTLQGHPYLEFPDGTDAARHCQKLRRMHVGSHASIDWDAMEEIAETPRVRRFIPIDSPWHRLFDLAHTPTYRELLVEFLSSFTFHPPGEPVPLPYPGAPHPPEVSFRLAGVMRSMTLAQFAVHCGLYMQEEIETEIYTAGLVVVEKPTLVGFWQVIAGADHWEHEKSKGRVSFVRDPLYRYLHHLLATSISARGYSREWCTTTDLFFLYCLLYRRPCALAHGLAQYFASGHHRQERGFLYGGAYVTVIARSLGLVPHQDPHLRTPAIMPTRMGMQSLWGMRVIRRFPIGPRFKNREGGVWTEQALPEHFEPVHPPADPADVVPVEDPPEDLDGAAEPQPPPPAGAPQFPRHVIRGRAPGAALHPDVRARLDRLDDLVGWLVRAEQDRREREGLPPIPLPPVRAPHQEHQPQQQHQDSDSDLDA, from the exons ATGCCCTTTATTCAGATTGTTGGTATGACGCCTACCAACAAATCGTTTATTATCGCGCATGCCGTTGTTAGTAAAGAACGGGGTGATAACTTTGTGTGGGTGCTTGAGAGGGTTAAGGCAATGTTGGATGAATGTATGGAgccacgtgtgattttaacggatAGAGACCTAGCCCTTATGGGCGCGTGTGCTAAAGTATTTCCAGACGCCTCCAGGCTTCTTTGCAGGTGGCACATACAACAGAATGTTATGAAGCACTGCAAGGGTGCCTTCACAGACGACGACTGGAAGAAATTTATGTCATTCTGGGGGACATTGATTGAGTCTCCATCCATACCCATCTACGACTACCACTTGCGCAACATGCGAAAGCGACTTGTGGAGTGCAAACGTTCTA TATTTATTATGGAGGACGATCTGATACCGGGCGATGACATTCACATAGAGCCGGTTCAGCAGGGTCCACGACGGAGACAGCGACCGCCTGTGGATACGCTGCAGGGGCATCCATATCTTGAGTTTCCCGACGGCACTGACGCCGCCCGTCATTGCCAGAAGCTTAGGAGGATGCACGTTGGATCGCATGCATCGATCGACTGGGATGCGATGGAGGAGATTGCTGAGACGCCGAGAGTGCGTCGGTTTATACCTATCGATTCGCCGTGGCATCGTCTTTTTGATTTGGCGCACACGCCGACCTACAGGGAGCTGCTGGTCGAGTTCCTTTCGTCATTCACATTTCACCCTCCTGGGGAGCCAGTGCCGCTTCCGTACCCAGGTGCTCCCCATCCGCCTGAGGTTTCTTTCAGGCTTGCTGGCGTTATGCGTTCGATGACGCTAGCACAGTTTGCGGTGCATTGTGGTTTATACATGCAGGAGGAG atcgaGACTGAGATTTACACAGCGGGGCTAGTGGTGGTTGAAAAACCCACTCTTGTAGGGTTTTGGCAGGTGATTGCGGGGGCGGATCATTGGGAGCACGAAAAGTCGAAGGGGAGGGTGTCGTTTGTTAGGGACCCACTATACAG GTATCTGCACCATTTGCTCGCCACTTCTATTTCAGCGCGCGGCTACAGCCGTGAGTGGTGTACGACCACAGATCTTTTTTTCCTTTACTGTTTGTTGTATAGGAGGCCGTGCGCGCTAGCACACGGTCTAGCCCAGTACTTCGCCTCCGGCCATCACCGGCAGGAGCGCGGATTTTTGTATGGCGGGGCGTACGTGACCGTCATTGCCCGTTCATTGGGCCTCGTACCACACCAGGACCCACATCTACGGACGCCGGCCATCATGCCGACGCGGATGGGTATGCAGTCGCTATGGGGGATGAGGGTTATCAGGAGGTTCCCCATTGGCCCGCGGTTTAAAAACCGCGAAGGGGGCGTATGGACAGAGCAGGCCTTACCAGAGCATTTCGAGCCCGTTCATCCTCCTGCAGATCCTGCTGATGTAGTGCCCGTGGAGGACCCTCCGGAGGATCTAGACGGTGCAGCGGAGCCACAGCCACCGCCACCTGCCGGGGCACCTCAGTTTCCACGTCACGTTATTCGAGGTCGTGCCCCAGGAGCTGCGCTACATCCGGATGTACGAGCCAGGCTTGACAGGCTCGACGATTTGGTAGGTTGGCTGGTACGGGCGGAGCAggatagacgagagagagagggattaCCCCCGATACCGCTTCCACCGGTTCGAGCGCCACATCAGGAGcaccagccgcagcagcagcatcaggattcagattcggatttggatgcatag